One part of the Luteibacter yeojuensis genome encodes these proteins:
- a CDS encoding phage tail tip lysozyme — protein sequence MPNFNIVISAADKASATARKVENALSRITRPFDEMGKSFKSLGREIGFEKIGKNLGNIRNSAISTARGLGSIVAPLSAITGVASVSGVVALADSWAKVGRSITYAAQSIGGGTKGLQEIEGAAQLVGVSSGAATQALQGLGDTMQDALFGRNQQALMLFNRLGVGIKKTADGAVDAEGQFKALAGAIYGLKNAQQQNLVAGQFGLTALLPLIRQGPDAFERLTRRARDLGLVLDGTALKSATDFANNLEEVEAAGRGLRNELGNALIPAIKPLVTQLSSWIAKNRELIASNVGAWARDFGNWLNGIDWRAVGKGIADFGRGVKDVVDWLGGWKNTAIVVAGVMNAQLILSVVSLSGTLIKAGAGILTYIGQLGAMEAAATAAATANGAVGNSALGALGRGGVLAGGAVGGIYLGTKISDAIDGTTFGDKFSHYNTKALGSLLSAVGLKNNQFAQAARFDGYDQKYNGAAPAAGVDAGLQSRVVRFFEQQGWTRAQAAGIAANLSSESALNPHAVGDNGKAYGLAQWHPDRQKAFEQWAGRGIQGSSLTDQLKFVQYELTKGSERAAGDMLRRAADAQTAGAIVSTHYERPRDTQGEAYRRGGLAARLSVPDGPYSSGAAAKDGSVKVEVELKNAPAGTTATAKTKGNASAAPVRIGYSGVGATM from the coding sequence ATGCCTAATTTCAACATCGTCATCAGCGCCGCCGATAAGGCGTCAGCGACCGCGCGGAAGGTCGAGAACGCGCTCAGCCGCATCACGCGTCCGTTCGACGAGATGGGCAAGTCCTTCAAGAGTCTGGGTCGAGAGATCGGGTTCGAGAAGATCGGCAAGAACCTGGGCAACATCCGTAATTCGGCCATCTCCACCGCCCGGGGACTGGGGTCCATCGTCGCACCGCTCTCGGCCATCACGGGCGTTGCTTCGGTCAGTGGCGTGGTCGCCTTGGCCGATAGCTGGGCCAAGGTCGGCCGGAGCATCACGTACGCGGCGCAAAGCATCGGGGGCGGCACGAAAGGCCTTCAGGAAATCGAGGGCGCGGCCCAGCTCGTGGGCGTGTCCTCTGGCGCTGCCACGCAGGCTCTGCAGGGCCTTGGCGACACGATGCAGGACGCCCTGTTCGGCCGCAACCAGCAGGCCCTGATGCTCTTCAATCGGCTGGGGGTCGGCATTAAGAAGACCGCCGACGGAGCCGTCGACGCAGAGGGCCAGTTCAAGGCGCTCGCGGGTGCCATCTACGGACTCAAGAACGCCCAGCAGCAGAACCTCGTCGCCGGCCAGTTCGGCCTGACCGCGCTTCTGCCGCTGATCCGGCAGGGACCGGACGCCTTCGAACGCCTCACCCGCCGTGCGCGGGACCTCGGCCTCGTGCTCGACGGGACGGCACTCAAGTCCGCCACCGACTTCGCGAACAACCTCGAGGAGGTAGAGGCTGCCGGCCGTGGCTTGCGAAACGAGCTGGGTAACGCGCTTATCCCGGCCATCAAGCCGCTGGTCACGCAGCTTTCGTCGTGGATCGCGAAGAACCGCGAACTCATCGCCAGCAATGTCGGCGCATGGGCGCGCGATTTCGGGAACTGGCTGAATGGTATCGACTGGCGCGCCGTCGGGAAGGGCATCGCCGACTTCGGCCGGGGCGTAAAGGATGTGGTCGACTGGCTGGGCGGATGGAAGAATACAGCCATCGTCGTCGCCGGCGTGATGAACGCGCAGTTGATCCTCAGCGTCGTGTCCCTTTCCGGGACGTTGATCAAGGCTGGCGCGGGAATCCTCACCTACATCGGCCAGCTTGGGGCCATGGAGGCGGCAGCGACCGCCGCGGCGACGGCAAACGGTGCAGTGGGCAACTCGGCCCTCGGGGCGTTGGGGCGCGGCGGCGTGCTCGCTGGGGGGGCCGTCGGCGGGATCTACCTCGGCACGAAGATCAGCGACGCCATTGACGGCACGACCTTCGGCGACAAGTTTTCGCACTACAACACCAAGGCGCTTGGCTCCCTGCTAAGTGCGGTGGGCCTCAAGAACAACCAGTTCGCGCAGGCTGCGCGGTTCGACGGCTACGACCAGAAATACAACGGCGCTGCGCCGGCGGCCGGTGTCGATGCCGGCCTGCAGTCGCGCGTCGTGCGCTTCTTCGAGCAGCAGGGCTGGACGCGTGCACAGGCAGCAGGCATCGCTGCCAACCTCAGCAGCGAAAGCGCTCTGAATCCGCATGCGGTGGGTGACAACGGCAAGGCTTACGGCCTCGCCCAGTGGCACCCTGACCGGCAGAAGGCATTCGAGCAGTGGGCCGGACGCGGAATCCAGGGCTCCTCACTCACCGATCAGCTGAAGTTCGTCCAGTACGAGCTGACGAAGGGCAGCGAGCGGGCGGCCGGCGACATGCTTCGCAGGGCTGCGGATGCGCAGACCGCTGGAGCCATCGTTTCCACGCACTACGAGCGCCCGCGGGACACCCAGGGCGAGGCTTACCGCCGGGGCGGCCTGGCGGCGCGTCTTTCCGTGCCCGACGGCCCCTATAGCAGCGGCGCGGCGGCCAAGGACGGTTCTGTGAAGGTCGAGGTCGAACTCAAGAATGCGCCGGCTGGCACGACCGCCACGGCGAAGACCAAGGGCAACGCCTCGGCGGCGCCAGTGCGCATCGGGTATTCGGGCGTGGGAGCGACGATGTGA
- a CDS encoding phage tail assembly protein, translating to MEDEQIVELIKPVSIGKGDGAIEYTELKLREPTAGELEKASAATTGIGSQITLISLVAKVPRSAVEKLCQRDLQAASRVLNSFTDGGQEIPTGGDD from the coding sequence GTGGAAGACGAGCAGATTGTGGAACTCATCAAGCCCGTGTCGATCGGCAAGGGCGACGGCGCTATCGAATACACCGAGCTGAAGCTCCGTGAACCGACCGCCGGCGAGCTGGAGAAGGCATCGGCGGCGACAACGGGTATTGGTTCCCAGATCACGCTGATCAGCTTGGTCGCCAAGGTGCCGCGTAGTGCCGTCGAAAAGTTGTGCCAGCGTGATCTGCAGGCGGCTTCGAGGGTCCTCAACAGTTTTACCGACGGTGGTCAGGAGATCCCGACGGGTGGGGACGACTGA
- a CDS encoding phage tail tube protein, which produces MPGNTANRLAGTVYLSVDGQTYMLVGAFEYSPSKFARETATGQDGVHGYIEKPVAPHIAGTLRDSGGLSVESLGDMTNVTVVAELANGKTIIGRNMWTVESQTSKQDDGTIEVRWEGPQGSVKES; this is translated from the coding sequence ATGCCGGGTAACACCGCAAACCGTCTGGCCGGCACCGTCTACCTTTCGGTGGATGGTCAGACCTACATGCTCGTCGGCGCCTTCGAGTACAGCCCGTCGAAGTTCGCGCGCGAAACGGCCACCGGCCAGGACGGCGTGCACGGGTACATCGAGAAGCCCGTTGCACCTCATATCGCCGGCACGCTCCGTGACTCGGGCGGCCTGAGCGTCGAATCGTTGGGCGACATGACCAACGTCACCGTTGTCGCCGAGCTGGCGAACGGCAAAACCATCATCGGCCGGAACATGTGGACGGTCGAATCGCAGACGAGCAAGCAGGACGACGGCACCATCGAAGTTCGGTGGGAAGGTCCGCAGGGCTCGGTCAAGGAGTCGTGA
- a CDS encoding phage tail sheath subtilisin-like domain-containing protein — translation MSLAFSHIPQNLRVPLFYAEVDNSQANSGQQTQRALIIGQITSDGMAAPGVPFLSQGPSDALAKGGPGSMLALMTAAYRASDDFGELWNLPLADAAGATAAAGSITFAGTPTATGVLAIYIAASKLTPPVTVPVSLTDTPDTIATAVAAAINAAANLPVTAVVDGTTTSKVNLTARNKGLAGNDIDVRLNYGGSAAGESTPAGITATIVSMTGGATNPTLTAALANLGDEPFDFIVCPYTDTASLDALKAFLSDSTGRWSWSNQLYGHVFAANRGTVGSQTTLGNGRNNQHESILGFNDSPTPSWLWAADYTGAAAVALRADPGRPLQTISLNVALAPPVASRYTRSERNTLLFDGISTFTVAQDGTVSLENVITTYQKNAFGQPDDSYLEVETMFLLMFVLRDMAALVTSKYSRVKLAADGTRFAPGSAIVTPGMIRADLIAEFRTLEYAGVVQGADAFAQGLIVQRNESNPNRIDVLWPGALINQLRIFAVLAQFRLSA, via the coding sequence ATGAGCCTCGCCTTCAGCCACATTCCCCAGAACCTCCGCGTCCCTCTGTTCTACGCCGAGGTCGACAACTCTCAGGCGAACTCCGGGCAGCAGACGCAGCGCGCCTTGATCATCGGCCAGATCACGAGCGACGGCATGGCGGCGCCTGGCGTGCCCTTTCTCAGTCAGGGGCCCAGCGATGCCCTTGCGAAGGGCGGTCCAGGCTCCATGCTCGCCCTCATGACGGCCGCCTACCGCGCCTCGGATGATTTCGGCGAACTGTGGAACCTTCCTCTGGCGGACGCCGCAGGCGCCACGGCAGCGGCCGGATCCATTACCTTTGCGGGCACCCCGACCGCGACCGGCGTGCTGGCCATCTACATCGCCGCCTCCAAGCTGACGCCGCCGGTCACGGTGCCTGTCTCGCTGACCGATACGCCCGACACGATTGCCACGGCCGTGGCTGCGGCCATCAACGCCGCGGCGAATCTGCCCGTGACCGCTGTCGTGGACGGCACGACGACGAGCAAGGTGAACCTGACCGCTCGTAACAAGGGCCTCGCCGGCAACGACATCGACGTGCGCCTGAACTATGGCGGCTCCGCCGCCGGCGAATCCACGCCTGCGGGCATCACCGCGACCATCGTGTCCATGACGGGCGGTGCGACGAACCCCACGCTGACCGCGGCGCTCGCCAATCTCGGCGACGAGCCGTTCGACTTCATCGTGTGCCCGTACACCGATACGGCATCGCTGGATGCCCTGAAGGCGTTCCTGAGCGACAGCACGGGTCGGTGGAGCTGGTCGAATCAGCTGTATGGTCACGTGTTCGCGGCCAACCGCGGTACGGTCGGGTCGCAGACCACGCTGGGCAACGGCCGAAACAACCAGCACGAGAGCATCCTCGGCTTCAACGACTCGCCCACTCCCTCCTGGCTGTGGGCAGCGGACTACACCGGCGCCGCGGCTGTGGCGTTGCGTGCCGATCCGGGCCGACCGCTCCAGACGATCTCGCTGAACGTGGCGCTCGCGCCTCCTGTCGCCTCTCGCTACACGCGGTCCGAGCGCAATACGCTGCTCTTCGACGGCATCTCGACCTTCACTGTCGCCCAGGACGGCACGGTCTCGCTTGAGAACGTCATCACGACCTACCAGAAGAACGCCTTCGGCCAGCCCGACGACAGTTACCTGGAAGTCGAGACGATGTTCCTTCTGATGTTCGTGCTGCGCGACATGGCGGCGCTGGTCACCTCGAAGTATTCCCGCGTGAAGCTGGCCGCCGACGGCACTCGCTTTGCCCCGGGTTCCGCGATCGTCACGCCGGGCATGATCCGGGCCGATCTCATCGCCGAGTTCCGGACGCTGGAGTATGCGGGTGTGGTGCAGGGGGCTGATGCCTTCGCGCAGGGCCTCATCGTCCAGCGAAACGAGTCGAACCCGAACCGTATCGACGTTCTCTGGCCCGGAGCGCTCATCAACCAGCTGCGCATCTTCGCGGTGCTGGCGCAGTTCCGCCTGTCGGCGTAA
- a CDS encoding DUF2635 domain-containing protein, whose protein sequence is MFVYPKPGLLIRDPEKHDLIPESGREVGDGDLYWLRRVADGDVTTTRTAPATAPRVSGKGAASTATDNGSNDA, encoded by the coding sequence ATGTTCGTCTATCCCAAGCCGGGTCTGCTCATCCGTGATCCGGAGAAGCACGACCTCATCCCCGAAAGCGGCCGCGAGGTCGGCGACGGCGACCTGTACTGGCTTCGCCGCGTCGCCGATGGCGATGTGACGACCACGCGTACCGCGCCCGCAACTGCGCCCCGCGTGAGCGGCAAGGGCGCCGCCTCCACTGCCACCGACAACGGGAGCAATGACGCATGA
- a CDS encoding phage tail protein, whose product MTDTAQLRDIMVAALKGATDVGDNVFPIRDWATWSGTYPLAYFEAFEEDKESLGRQGGQQFTVTATLPLMVRIERPAAANNVGTESTQSALEQIKGQIERALINYPPLQQLIQHMPFIRSKIEVDGEGAKNLGELSMQIGLEFYQGPEDFYPIPTVPLERLTVDADLRNVFDTTGTYPDPPFPGSVTPAPRSEGPDGRAEGGLDITFPS is encoded by the coding sequence ATGACCGACACCGCACAGCTGCGCGACATCATGGTTGCGGCGCTCAAGGGCGCAACCGATGTGGGCGATAACGTCTTTCCGATTCGCGACTGGGCCACGTGGTCCGGAACCTACCCGCTTGCGTACTTCGAAGCGTTCGAAGAGGACAAGGAGTCCCTGGGCCGGCAGGGCGGGCAGCAGTTTACGGTCACGGCGACGCTGCCCCTCATGGTTCGTATCGAGCGCCCGGCGGCCGCGAACAACGTCGGTACCGAAAGCACACAGTCCGCACTGGAACAGATCAAGGGACAGATCGAGCGTGCGCTCATCAACTACCCGCCGCTTCAGCAGCTGATCCAGCACATGCCGTTTATCCGCAGCAAGATCGAAGTGGACGGCGAGGGTGCGAAGAACCTCGGCGAACTGTCGATGCAGATCGGCCTCGAGTTTTACCAGGGGCCGGAGGATTTCTACCCCATTCCCACGGTGCCGCTGGAGCGCCTCACCGTCGACGCGGACCTGCGCAACGTGTTCGACACGACGGGCACCTATCCCGACCCGCCGTTTCCCGGCTCGGTCACTCCCGCGCCACGCTCGGAGGGGCCTGACGGCCGCGCCGAGGGTGGCCTCGACATCACCTTCCCCTCGTAG
- a CDS encoding head-tail joining protein: MPIDWDKHVLAPLAQVFAEPAEYIPQVGDPYPITGVFDSAYKDVDLIDPQVDATSTKPVIGVRRSIFQAEPVQGDRVRIPSAATLFLVREVRDDGHGSVKLMLADTGLP, from the coding sequence ATGCCCATCGACTGGGACAAGCACGTTCTCGCGCCGCTGGCCCAGGTGTTCGCCGAACCTGCGGAGTACATCCCGCAGGTCGGTGACCCTTATCCCATCACCGGCGTCTTCGACAGCGCCTACAAGGACGTGGACCTCATCGACCCGCAGGTCGATGCGACTTCGACGAAGCCGGTAATTGGCGTCCGCCGGTCCATCTTCCAGGCAGAACCCGTGCAGGGCGATCGCGTGCGCATCCCAAGCGCTGCAACGCTGTTCCTGGTCCGCGAGGTGCGTGATGACGGCCATGGATCGGTGAAGCTCATGCTGGCGGACACGGGACTGCCATGA
- a CDS encoding major capsid protein, with protein MSATTTFPFSTTDLIQVVPTLKRSQKFLLDRFFPNIKVSDTEFVAIDIDVGLRRMSPFVSPLVQGKLVEQRRYQTNLYKPAYIKDKRAPDLRKPVMRQIGERIGGGDLTGAEREQANINFEMTDQIDMLDRRLEWMAAQALRTGTVLIEGEGFESELVDFGRDAALTVALTGNNQWGVAANFDADGRDPVPPRSVEKWQHDILRLSGAQVEDIVFTTTPWLHFLNARGVQGAIYFPKQGEGGNSINPGATIAPGAVYKGRWGNYNLWVYNDWYIDENGVEQPMIPDGTVIMSGPQLMGTRAFGQIMDPAFNYASLPYAPKTWVENDPAQRILLMQSSPIVIPSRVNASFAGTVCAPQVF; from the coding sequence ATGAGCGCCACGACCACGTTTCCCTTCAGCACCACCGACCTGATCCAGGTCGTTCCCACGCTGAAGCGTTCCCAGAAGTTCCTGCTGGACCGCTTCTTTCCCAACATCAAGGTCAGCGACACCGAGTTCGTCGCGATCGATATCGACGTCGGTCTGCGCCGTATGTCGCCGTTTGTCAGCCCGCTCGTGCAGGGCAAGCTCGTCGAGCAGCGCCGGTACCAGACGAACCTGTACAAGCCGGCGTACATCAAGGACAAGCGCGCGCCAGACCTTCGCAAGCCGGTGATGCGCCAGATCGGCGAGCGCATTGGCGGCGGCGATCTTACGGGTGCCGAGCGCGAACAGGCGAACATCAACTTCGAGATGACGGACCAGATCGATATGCTCGATCGCCGCCTCGAATGGATGGCCGCCCAGGCGCTGCGCACTGGCACGGTTCTGATCGAAGGCGAGGGCTTCGAAAGCGAGCTCGTCGACTTCGGACGTGATGCGGCGCTCACTGTGGCGCTCACGGGTAACAACCAGTGGGGTGTCGCTGCGAACTTCGACGCCGATGGCCGCGACCCGGTGCCGCCCCGCAGCGTCGAAAAGTGGCAGCACGACATCCTGCGGCTCTCCGGTGCGCAGGTCGAAGACATCGTGTTCACGACCACCCCGTGGTTGCACTTCCTCAACGCCCGAGGCGTCCAGGGGGCCATCTACTTCCCGAAGCAGGGCGAGGGTGGGAATTCCATCAACCCGGGCGCGACGATCGCTCCGGGCGCCGTCTACAAGGGCCGCTGGGGCAACTACAACCTCTGGGTCTACAACGACTGGTACATCGACGAGAATGGTGTCGAGCAGCCGATGATCCCGGACGGCACTGTGATCATGTCCGGACCGCAGCTCATGGGCACGCGCGCGTTCGGCCAGATCATGGATCCGGCCTTCAACTATGCCTCGCTGCCATACGCGCCGAAGACATGGGTCGAGAATGACCCGGCCCAGCGTATCCTGCTGATGCAGAGCTCGCCCATCGTTATCCCGAGCCGCGTGAACGCCTCGTTCGCCGGCACGGTCTGCGCCCCGCAGGTGTTCTGA
- a CDS encoding head decoration protein produces MTLTPSIIGDNVQQPGIQAQVYIPDQLIADARNLVSQPIILGAGNLKRGTVLGQQTAVPVTAAAAPGNTGNGTIGSLGVGSAPRTGRYTATATAATTFAVVDPEGASLGNATVGTAFTSTGVGFTITAGGTAFVAGDAFYIDVEDAVGVYIQSVRTASDGSQNPVAILADDADASAGPVTAGAYLAGEFNAAAVIRDASWTLPQVTSAARAYGIFLKSSVSAAPPSNNSAP; encoded by the coding sequence ATGACGCTCACGCCCTCCATCATCGGCGACAACGTCCAGCAGCCCGGTATCCAGGCGCAGGTCTACATCCCCGACCAGCTGATCGCGGACGCACGCAACCTCGTGTCGCAGCCGATCATCCTCGGTGCCGGCAACCTCAAGCGCGGTACCGTGCTCGGCCAGCAGACCGCCGTGCCGGTGACGGCTGCCGCGGCCCCCGGCAACACTGGTAACGGAACGATCGGCTCCCTTGGTGTCGGATCCGCGCCCAGGACCGGTCGTTACACCGCCACGGCGACGGCCGCGACGACGTTCGCGGTTGTCGATCCCGAAGGCGCATCGCTCGGCAATGCGACGGTCGGCACCGCCTTCACCAGCACCGGGGTCGGTTTCACGATCACGGCAGGCGGCACGGCCTTCGTCGCCGGCGATGCGTTCTACATCGACGTGGAAGACGCCGTCGGCGTGTACATCCAGTCGGTGCGCACCGCGAGCGATGGCAGCCAGAACCCGGTGGCGATTCTCGCGGACGATGCCGATGCCTCGGCAGGACCTGTCACTGCCGGTGCGTACCTCGCGGGCGAGTTCAACGCTGCTGCTGTGATCCGCGATGCCAGCTGGACGTTGCCGCAGGTCACCAGCGCCGCGCGTGCCTACGGCATCTTCCTCAAGAGCTCGGTGTCGGCGGCCCCGCCGTCCAACAACAGCGCCCCATAA
- a CDS encoding S49 family peptidase, with protein sequence MQFAHLAQRLFNRPLAIHRDKAEVIMAALAERLGVTRMVNVDGAAIRPNASFYDEDDGYQYRDRDNGYDLVGNVAVIPVHGTLVQKLGTLRPWSGMTGYDGIRQAFMTAMNDEDVKAVVLDVDSPGGEVAGCFDLVDTIYGARGDKPIYSILTESAYSAGYAIASSANKIYVPRTGGTGSIGVICMHVDFSKALTSAGIEVTFIHYGDRKADGHSEIPLSKEAFDRFQADINTMGELFVETVARNRNIAARQVRDTQAVTYLGADGVTKGLADAVAAPDAAFRALIAELA encoded by the coding sequence ATGCAGTTCGCCCACCTGGCGCAGCGCCTGTTCAACCGCCCGCTGGCCATTCATCGCGACAAGGCCGAGGTCATCATGGCCGCGCTCGCCGAGCGTCTCGGCGTAACGCGCATGGTGAACGTCGATGGCGCGGCGATCCGCCCCAACGCATCGTTCTACGACGAGGACGATGGGTACCAGTACCGGGATCGTGACAACGGCTACGACCTGGTCGGTAACGTCGCGGTGATTCCCGTGCACGGCACGCTCGTGCAGAAGCTTGGAACCCTGCGCCCCTGGTCGGGGATGACCGGTTACGACGGCATCCGGCAGGCCTTCATGACCGCGATGAACGACGAGGACGTGAAGGCGGTCGTGCTGGATGTCGACTCGCCAGGCGGCGAGGTCGCGGGCTGCTTCGACCTGGTCGACACGATCTACGGCGCCCGCGGCGACAAGCCGATCTATTCGATCCTGACGGAGAGTGCCTACTCCGCGGGATATGCGATCGCGAGTTCCGCCAACAAGATTTATGTGCCGCGCACGGGCGGGACCGGATCCATCGGCGTCATCTGCATGCACGTCGATTTCTCGAAAGCGCTCACGAGCGCCGGCATCGAGGTGACGTTCATCCACTACGGCGATCGAAAGGCCGACGGGCACTCCGAAATCCCGCTGTCCAAGGAAGCGTTCGACCGCTTCCAGGCGGACATCAACACCATGGGCGAGTTGTTCGTCGAAACCGTCGCCCGGAACCGGAATATCGCGGCCCGCCAGGTGCGCGATACCCAAGCCGTGACCTACCTGGGCGCCGACGGCGTCACCAAGGGACTCGCGGACGCTGTCGCGGCGCCTGATGCCGCTTTTCGGGCGCTCATTGCCGAGCTGGCCTAA
- a CDS encoding phage portal protein → MTARSDNAPVILDARGEPITPNRARALAPGGNAPYDAADNYGAHVAAWQPYLYSPDGELNMYRDRIVARVRDLVRNDGWASGAVTRILDNAIGGHYRPLFRPDYRALAAYTGKSTFDAQWAHEFGRVAEAHYRSWAFDPNHYCDAQRNLTFPQMMRLAFRHKLVDGDGLAQMVWLPDRIGLGRARYATAVQILDPDRLSNPQLRFDSADSRGGVQIDRYGAAHAYWIRKAHQGDWWAAADSVTWESIPRETDWGRPIIVHDFDHDRAGQHRGGAGIFTPILQRMRMLAKMDSTELDAAVINSMFGAYLESPFDPQLVEQAIGDSVEMSAYQTARSDFHADRRTMLGDVKVPILFPGEKINTVKAERPNSNFAQFEKVFLRNFSAATGLSSQQFSQDWSDTNYSSARGALLEAFKTLKRRQADFSTGFAQPVVGCWLEESMDVDDYPMPAGAPPFAECRAMYSRAEWMGPARGWIDPVAEKQGSVLGMDAGLSTLQLECMEQGLDYEEVLEQRAREIEKFEELGIPVPTWAGMQVPGYTPASQTISKPEPT, encoded by the coding sequence ATGACTGCCCGCTCCGACAACGCGCCGGTGATCCTCGACGCTCGGGGCGAACCGATCACGCCGAACCGTGCGCGTGCCCTCGCTCCCGGGGGAAATGCGCCGTACGACGCCGCGGACAACTACGGCGCCCATGTGGCCGCCTGGCAGCCATACCTGTACTCGCCGGATGGCGAGCTCAACATGTATCGCGACCGCATCGTCGCGCGCGTGCGCGACCTGGTGCGGAACGATGGATGGGCGTCGGGTGCGGTTACCCGCATCCTCGACAACGCGATCGGCGGCCACTACAGGCCGTTGTTCCGTCCCGATTACCGCGCCCTCGCGGCGTACACGGGAAAGTCGACCTTCGACGCGCAGTGGGCGCACGAATTCGGCCGCGTCGCCGAAGCCCACTATCGCAGCTGGGCGTTCGACCCGAACCACTACTGCGACGCCCAGCGGAACCTGACGTTCCCACAGATGATGCGGCTGGCGTTCCGCCATAAGCTCGTCGACGGGGATGGTCTCGCCCAGATGGTGTGGTTGCCCGACCGCATCGGCCTCGGCCGCGCGCGGTACGCAACCGCGGTCCAGATCCTCGACCCGGATCGCCTCTCGAACCCGCAGTTGCGATTCGACAGCGCGGACTCGCGCGGAGGCGTCCAGATCGACCGTTACGGCGCGGCCCACGCGTACTGGATCCGCAAGGCGCACCAAGGCGACTGGTGGGCGGCCGCCGACAGCGTGACGTGGGAATCGATCCCGCGCGAGACCGATTGGGGCCGGCCGATCATCGTGCACGACTTCGACCACGACCGGGCAGGCCAGCACCGCGGAGGTGCCGGCATTTTCACGCCGATCCTTCAGCGGATGCGCATGCTCGCGAAAATGGACTCGACGGAGTTGGACGCGGCCGTCATCAATTCGATGTTCGGCGCCTATCTCGAGAGCCCGTTCGACCCGCAGCTCGTCGAGCAGGCCATCGGCGACAGCGTGGAGATGTCCGCCTACCAGACGGCCCGCAGTGACTTCCACGCGGACCGACGCACCATGCTCGGCGATGTGAAGGTGCCGATCCTGTTCCCGGGCGAGAAGATCAACACGGTCAAGGCCGAGCGTCCGAACTCCAACTTCGCCCAGTTCGAAAAGGTGTTCCTTCGGAATTTCTCCGCCGCGACCGGCCTCTCGTCGCAGCAGTTCAGCCAGGACTGGTCGGACACGAATTACAGCTCCGCTCGCGGTGCGCTCCTGGAAGCGTTCAAGACACTCAAGCGCCGGCAGGCGGATTTCAGCACCGGCTTCGCTCAGCCCGTCGTCGGGTGCTGGCTCGAGGAATCCATGGACGTGGATGACTACCCCATGCCGGCTGGCGCTCCGCCCTTCGCCGAATGTCGCGCGATGTACAGCCGAGCGGAATGGATGGGTCCGGCTCGCGGCTGGATCGACCCAGTCGCCGAAAAGCAGGGCTCCGTCCTCGGTATGGATGCTGGCCTGTCGACGCTCCAGTTGGAGTGCATGGAGCAGGGCCTCGACTACGAGGAGGTGCTCGAGCAGCGCGCCCGTGAGATCGAGAAGTTCGAGGAACTCGGCATCCCCGTCCCGACCTGGGCCGGTATGCAGGTTCCCGGCTACACGCCGGCGAGCCAGACCATTTCCAAGCCGGAGCCGACCTGA
- the gpW gene encoding gpW family head-tail joining protein translates to MRCVPFNPASSLLSGMPTDTLRKNLADAQQAYVDLSTGAKGESYSYTQGDGAKSVTYTRGNLAQLAALIQTLQAQLGIVTRPRNPIRPLYRR, encoded by the coding sequence ATGCGCTGTGTACCCTTCAATCCCGCGTCGAGTCTCCTCTCGGGGATGCCGACGGACACCCTGCGCAAGAACTTGGCCGATGCACAGCAGGCCTACGTCGATCTGTCCACGGGTGCGAAGGGCGAGAGCTACAGCTACACGCAGGGCGACGGCGCCAAATCCGTCACCTATACCCGGGGAAACCTCGCTCAGCTCGCGGCCTTGATCCAGACGCTGCAGGCGCAGCTTGGCATCGTCACGCGTCCTCGTAACCCGATTCGGCCACTCTACCGCAGATGA